DNA from Gossypium hirsutum isolate 1008001.06 unplaced genomic scaffold, Gossypium_hirsutum_v2.1 scaffold_1510, whole genome shotgun sequence:
CTGCCAGATTCAAAAACCCAAGCTCCCGACTGTGGTTTAAACTTGTTGATAATATTCAAAACACCTTTATAGGTTTGGGCAACCTGATTTAAGTAAGATGGATCTTGAATCTTGGTAATCATGTTTGGATCATGACCTGCATATCCATCCATCAAATTAAGAAACTGACCCTACTAGTAATAAGTAAGCCTCTAAAAACTCTTCAATGAACACTGAATTGAGACATATTTGGATACCAGGTCCAAGATTATAGATATGGTGTGTAACTCCATCTACAACATCATGTCCTGAAACTTCTAGGAAGGAATTAAACCATGTTTCATCATGGTAGCCACTAGGACCTAAAACCTTTGGTTGAGTTTTGGGATCTGGGTGTAATTCTTTCACTAGATTCTTAAGTACCACTATGTCTTTTCCATATTGTTCAGCCTCAATGCTAGCACCCATCCCAGCTCTGGAGAGTTGATTTCctgaaataataaattgatgaAAATACAATTCGAAAAGTATAATGTAAAATAATCTTATGCAGAGCTTCGGGAAAACAAATTTAGTTACCAAATTCATAAGAATCAACTTTGTATCCCTTGGAAATAGTATACTTCATGAAATCCCTTGCATTTTGCGATTTCCAATTGCCACCCCAAAGACCCTTTTCAATTTGTGACCGATTTCTTCCGAGCAGAGCATTCAACCCGAACGCAACCTTTACTCTTCAAAATGTCATATCAATAAAGTCAATGTCTTTactaagaaaaaaatggaaacttTAAGTATTTTTCGGGATAAATAGAAACACCAACCCAGTTTGATTGAAAAATTTATTGAGTTCGTCCCATCTATCCATGGGAAGGCAGCCCTGAGAGAATCCGAACAAACTATCttcatttttcatgaaattgGGGCAATTCTTAACTCCTCCTACTCCGTACGCCACTTGATCTTGCAACGACCCACTTAGTCTGAAATTATTCTTACCAGCTTTGAACCAAGTTTAGTCCAACTCGTTCACACAACCACTCTTTTGAGGTGGCTTTTAACAGTATTCGAATCGCAATATTTGCAATCTCTTTTGGACAACCATGCATGAATTAATGATAGAGACAAGTAATATTATATACGTAGAACTAACCTTTTATTGCATTTATCAGACCCTTCTTTTTCAAATCCTACGAAAAACATAAAGTAcaagaaaagtcaaaatttatgtAAAAGATATTGTTCATACACACACAATAAAATATTCTTACCAAATTTAATAGTCCATCCTTTCCCCAGGGACATTAATTGTAGTTGCATTTTTCAGTGGGCCACCAATCCAATGTAGCGCATACAAATTTATCATCTGGTTCACCAATTGATGTTGCTCCTTGAATCACAAGGTTCACATTTCGCGTCGACAAAAGCGATATCTGGGAAACAAAGATTGCTAGGCTGAATATGCATTTCAAATCCATATTGACGATATCTAGATATTAGGAAAGAGTGGGAAGAATTGAGGGTAATGCAATTGTAATCATGCATGCGTTTATATATATGCGTGTATTAAAAGTTTGTTACAATTAGATACGAATTTAAAATTGGTTAGGAAATTTAATCGTGGTAAAGGCATCATCATCATTTTGTTTAAAAGTTATAGTTTTGCAGCTGCAACTAATTCCTTTTCAACTACGGTCGAGATAATAATTCCAACTCGTTAGTTGGCAtggaaatttcattttaaaaccacTTTCGGGCCATCTACCGTTTAAATTCCAAATTAAAGGCTTGTGTTGTTTCTTTAGCTTGTATGTCTTGTTGTTCGTATTGTCAATGGAATAGGAATGTGGGTTTTGTCACAaggaaaattgtattttgaataatattttaacaagtaAATATTGCATGTTAAGGAAATATGCGGAGATTATATTATTGCAATAATTAAACCTATCATTAAACTTGAAACGTTAGAAATTCCGTGTCGACAGTAGTAGCATATTTGAAAAAGTTTCCCACAATTTTTTCTTCGGAAATTTTCCGGAGAGGAGCTATCTAAGTTTGctccaaaaccctaaacctctTTCATGAATTTTCATAAACTCTATCGTATCATAAAATATTTGCGTACATAAAAGAACTTTCAgagttattttaatttactcgATAATTGAAagtaatgtatattttaaatcaattatatCGTATATAGATTTTAGTAGAAAGTTTTTTTCCCTTTGTTTTATAAAAATGATAGACCACTGGGTTTTTATAAGAGAAGGAATTATTAGTTTTGAGAATTTTACACTGGGCCTTTACAAAGCACATCTTAACAACGATGACATGAACTACCAAGACAAAGAAAGACTTGCTTTTGTTTTCAGTGTAATGAAAC
Protein-coding regions in this window:
- the LOC107889855 gene encoding heparanase-like protein 2 codes for the protein MDLKCIFSLAIFVSQISLLSTRNVNLVIQGATSIGEPDDKFGCLPMDRWDELNKFFNQTGVKVAFGLNALLGRNRSQIEKGLWGGNWKSQNARDFMKYTISKGYKVDSYEFGNQLSRAGMGASIEAEQYGKDIVVLKNLVKELHPDPKTQPKVLGPSGYHDETWFNSFLEVSGHDVVDGVTHHIYNLGPGHDPNMITKIQDPSYLNQVAQTYKGVLNIINKFKPQSGAWVFESGRALHGGAKDLSPTFADGF